The DNA region ATCATGCCCGGGGTAACGTCGAGCCCGCGCGCCTCGAGCACCAGCGGCGCGATCGCCAGGCGCGCGAGCACGTCGTCGCTCGTGGCGGTGGCCGCGCCCCACAGCCCGTCATGGGCCGGCAGGTCGCCATAGGCTCCGCCGAGTTCGGCGAGGCGCTGCTCGATCATCTCGAAATGGCGCGCCTCGTCCTCGCCGACCCCGATCCAGTCGGAGACGAAGGTCCGCCGGTCGAGCGTGTCGAAATCGGACGCGCCGGAGAAGCGGGCCACCATGTCGAAGGCGAGGTCGATGGCGTTGAACTCGATATGGGCTACCGCATGCATCAGGGCGAAGCGCCCGGCCTGGCCGTTCAGGCGCCGGCGCGGCACCTGTCCGGGCGGCACCAGTTCGGGCCGCGCCGGCCGGGCCGGGCGCTCGGGAAGGTCGAGCGGGCAGGACGAGGGCAGGGCGAGCGCGCCCCGGCGCCAGGCCTCGGCCACGCGCAGCGCCTCGCCGGCCTTTGCGGCGGGCCCGGACGTGTTCAGCACGCCCAGCGCGGCGGCGCGCACGTCCTGACGCTCCGGTGCGCTCACAGCGATTTCACGGCCTCCAGCACCGCCTCGGCATGGCCTGGCACCTTCACCTTGCGCCAGACCTGGGCGATCCTGCCGTCGGGCCCGATCAGGAAGGTCGCCCGCTCGATGCCCATGTACTTGCGTCCGTACATGTTCTTTTCCACCCACACGCCGTAGCGTTCGGCGACATCGCCGTCCTCGTCGGAGGCCAGGGTGATCGTCAGCCCGTGCTTGTCCTTGAATTTGTCGTGCTTGCTGACCGGATCCTTCGACACGCCGATGACAGTTGCACCTTGCGCCTCGAACTCGCCGAGTTTCTCTGTAAAACCGATGGCCTCTTTCGTGCATCCCGGCGTGTCGTCCTTCGGATAGAAATAGAGCACCACCGTCTTGCCTTTCAGATCGTCCAGCGAGACCGTCCCGCCGCCGTCCACCGGCATGGAGAAGTCCGGAGCCTTGTCGCCCCTTGCAAGTTCGCTCATCGATGCCTCCCAGATTTGCAGCCGCCGGGCCCTCCCGCGCGGTCGTGGCGTAATGTGGCAGGGCGGCCGCCGGGGTCCAGCCCCGCACCTGACTCTTCTGCGCGGGGATGAGCGCGCATGATGAAGCGGACCGCCCGGCTGGCCCTGCTCTATACGCTCGAGGCGATCGCGGCGCTGCTCGCGCTCGCCCTCTTCGCGGGCGCCGTCGTGCTCTGGCGGCTCGCGAGCGGACCCGTGCCTCTGGAGATGCTGCGCCCGAACGTGACGGCCATGCTCGCCGAGGCCTTCGAGGCCGAGCGGGCCGAGATCGGTCAGCTCACCCTTCGCTACGATCCCGACCTCGCCGCCATCGTCGTGACCGCCTCCGACGTGCGCGTGTACGAGGAGACGGCGCTGCTCACGGCCGCGCGCGAGATCGAGGCGGGCTTTGCCCTCGATCTGCTCCTGATCGGCAGGGCCGCACCGGTGATGGTCGCCGCGGACGGCGGCTCCTTTTCCCTGGTCAGGCACGCCGATGGCAGTCTCGCGGCCGGGCTCGGCCGGCCGGGCCGTCTCGGCGCCGGCGGGGCCGATACGCAGCGCTGGGAGCGCCTGCTCTCAGACGCCCAGGGCGGGGGTGCGGGCGACACGCTGTCGCGCCTCGTGCGGGTCGACCTGCGCGGGGCGGATATCCGCGTGCTCGACGCGGTGACCG from Marinicauda algicola includes:
- the bcp gene encoding thioredoxin-dependent thiol peroxidase, with protein sequence MSELARGDKAPDFSMPVDGGGTVSLDDLKGKTVVLYFYPKDDTPGCTKEAIGFTEKLGEFEAQGATVIGVSKDPVSKHDKFKDKHGLTITLASDEDGDVAERYGVWVEKNMYGRKYMGIERATFLIGPDGRIAQVWRKVKVPGHAEAVLEAVKSL
- a CDS encoding ferritin-like domain-containing protein; its protein translation is MSAPERQDVRAAALGVLNTSGPAAKAGEALRVAEAWRRGALALPSSCPLDLPERPARPARPELVPPGQVPRRRLNGQAGRFALMHAVAHIEFNAIDLAFDMVARFSGASDFDTLDRRTFVSDWIGVGEDEARHFEMIEQRLAELGGAYGDLPAHDGLWGAATATSDDVLARLAIAPLVLEARGLDVTPGMIEKLKSAGDRESAARLEVIYREEIGHVAAGARWFERVCGVRGLDRVKTFHRMVETRFKGGLKRPFNAKARERAGLYPDFYEPIAP